In Zingiber officinale cultivar Zhangliang chromosome 3A, Zo_v1.1, whole genome shotgun sequence, the DNA window TACAGCctttatataaagcctcgcatccactcatccataacttggtttggtttaacttggttttggtttggttttctcCATCCTCCTAGGGTCGACGGCAAGGTTATAGAAAGGTagatttttttctaaacagaattctattatttttctttctttgtaaccgacggcaaaggttataaaaaggagtaggtggtgccccctaaaacctaattttccacaAGCACCTTCTCCCATTGCTAGGGCCGGCACCACCTTCtccccttgctagggtcggcgctaCCTTCTCCCCTTGCTAGGGTCGGGTCCCCTCTTCCTTTCCTAGGGCCGACGGCTTCTCTTCCTTGCTAGGGTCCAGCACCCCATCCTAGATCCCTTGGTGGCTAGCggttggagaagaggaagaagaggagaaggaagaagaggaggaggcgccccatcctagagcctctcttggtggccggcggtttggagaAACGAGAGGAAGGGtggttgttgtcttggtagatcatcgcccacacgacgtccaagatgaggagaggaatacagGAGGTTTtaagctacaaaggaaaggtacaactagttcttaattccactgcgtaattagtttagttttctttgtatcgattttaaataccaacacaagagaccaaagatcttgtacttcgatcaaggtgtgctttgatccatcaagaacttgcttgattaatcaaactcatgtttgatcgaacatgcaggttgctaggaaaagttctattttTGTACAAtattttgtacagggaaatttaaacagaatggaattccagcgccttcagcaAGATCAATGGTGAGTCGTCGGATAGTTAGACAAAGTGGTGAGTATATAAAAGATCGTACACCCTTTatgacacacacacacacatgtgTCACTAATAAAAAACCCTCTATAAACAATGAAGTGATGGGCACTTAGCTCAAAGTGTTAGTGTTTTTATTGAGGCCGGTTATCAAAGCAAACATGGTTTTTTGTGTACATTCCTTAGGAAGCATGGTTAGTCACAAAGATTTTATAGTTTGATCGAAGAAATGATAAGTTAGGGGTGTGTTCATATGGGTTCTCGTTCGTTCAAGACTTGAGTCTAGGCGAAAATAAGCTTGAACATGTTTTAATCTCTGTTAGTCATAAGAATTGACAATTTTAGCCAAATAAAGGTTATGGTGGTAGTTCACCCGGCTTGGCTAGACGACCTTAAGTAGTTTTGTCCTCACTCACCCAAGATTTTGCTAGGATGAAATTACATTGCCTTTAATATATCACATACATATTAAAAACAGGGATGCCCCTACAATTAGGCTCTACAAAGGAAACATTAGGACAGTTTAACCAACAATTTAAGTATACAATATAGATATAAAAGAAAGTTAAAACCAATTCATTAATTGAATGGATAGCGAAGAACAATACACATTATTACAACTTCAGGAATAGGTCAGATGCGGAAGCACGAGCTATCTTCTTATGGTCCAGGAAACTATCAAGGGGATCAAAAGCTAAAAATCTGCCTTCTTTTAATTGTTtcattgcccccccccccccctgccCCGAGAAAAATTGCTATGGAAATGGAGTTGGAAATTGGTACATTAAACTCGCGTGTGTTGAAAAGGGCTATCTTCCTCATCTCAAACCGCTCATCATCTTATGCCTGGTAAGCTGCCAACTCTAATCACATCGCTAATGATTAAATCTGAGTAGTCATTAGATCAGATAGCAAGGAATCCCGCTCAGAAGTTTAGGCTCTTAGCTTAGACTCTTTGGAGGTCAattcagcagcatgtttagtctGCAATTCTTGTAGCTGGGCAGACAGTTGTATAGAGCTATTCTTTCTTTGACTCCACAGGTACTCAGGAGTCGTGATATCAATCTTATTATTCTCTCGCGACTAGAATGTAGTTACAGATCAAGTTATTCTCTCTTTGACTCcacggatacttgtgaatcgtGAGATCGAGCTTATTATTTTCTATCAACTTGAACATAGTCACAAATTGACCCATTCTCTTCCAACTCGGACATTGTCATGGATCGAGCTATTCTCTCTTTGATTCCATGGGTACTCAAGTGTTGTGAGATCAAGTACACTATTCTCCTGACTAGCATTTAATCGTGGATTTGTTTCTCTCCTAAGCTTTGACAAACTTTAACTCAATGTCTTCACACCAGGTCTGATCATatgcatttcatttttgaatATATGTTGTAGTCCTCCCTTTCATCTCTACCTTGAGGTACTCAGCCAACTGGATCTGGATGATCATTGAACATAATACTTGTCTAGTCAGTCGACATACatcctctttcgactagacttgaaggggatgcAAAGATTAACTAGATAGAACTATTCTTGACACTTTCTTTCTTATTTAAGTGTCCGGTGTGTCGCATCTAAGATTTGATCCTTTGATGCCTAGTTAACTACTTAAAAAGCCTAACTGCTATACTATTATCCCTGGGACAAATTCTTAACACTTTCTAAAACATTGGGCTAAGGATCATGTTTCAAATCTATGATCCCTTAAGAATGGCTTGTGCAACTCCTAGTGAAGTATAAACACATTGCATTATTATTTCAGAATCTATGATGGTGAGctatcaatgaagacaatgaattATATCTCTACACATTATCTAAATAACAGTTCAAATTTTAAAGTTAGGTTGGgttaatttagaattttatattattttaaaaataatctcaatattttgatttatttgatttagtCACGATTTTTAAATTCAGAAATTGATTAAACTAAATTGATATCAATCAACTATTATATCTTGAGTATTAAATTGATATACCTAAACTAGTGTCTCAAAGAAAATCTCTAAATTATGACTCGACTCTTGATCGGTGAGTCGTGGTCCGACTATCCAATAGCAGTCATATAATATGCAACATAAGTTGCTTGATATGAAAAGTTCGATTAATTTAATAATCTATTGAatgaataaattttatattagatCAATTTGTTCAATTTTGTTGACAAAGTTTGATCAGTTCGATTTATCAAAAAAAGTGATTTGATTGATTTTGATTTgttcaatttgattttaaattgattACTCACCCCAATAGTAACAAAGGATTAACATGTTATTCACACAGAATAACtaagaaaatctaaaaaaaaataataaacactaCATCCAAATAAAAATGTCAAACCATTTAGAAACTTTGAATGAAGTTAATGAAGCAGACACGAAAAGATTAAATTAAAAGTTATATAGGTGACCGTTGGTTCTTTCTTAGGAAtaagaatgagaatgagaattataATATTATATAATAGGAATGAGTATGAGTATGAGTATGGATATctctcttaaaaataatatttagtcaGTAAAACAATATTTAgtcagttgaatattttctatcagaataaattaaaatttctgttTATtgccttagaggaaaataagagaaaaaattaaatgtGAGAGATTGTTGAATTTGAgaggaaaatatgatgagagagaaaatattatgtgaaagaatgaagagagagaaagtctgatgagagaaaataaggaaagagagagTGATGGGAGTGACCATGGTGGCAAAGGCGACAATTCTCGCCTCCATCGCCCCCGCCAACTCGTTCcagggccaacacagaggaggtaaatcacgggtgtaTACTAGTCTATGGAATAGTGACTGGCGCATGAGGAAAGTATTTACCTCGGCtataccgagattcgaaccccagacctcatggtggcaacatctcatgcgctagccactgaACCGTCCCAAGGGGACAAAAAAAACTATCCGAGTTAACTTTTTATAGTGGTAACCACACAACAAggaaacatataaaaaaaaaccACTAAGTGATTTTTTTGGAGGCATGGTACCACTATGTTGATAAGAGAACCCACTACTGAGATAGCACTTCAGTCAACAGAGCCCTCAAAGGGGGATTTATTTGTTGCTAAGGGGATTCGAACCAAGAACCCCAGGCAACACATGTCTCCATGCTTACCACTTCGGATAAGTCACTTcgacaaaaaaaaatatgttgGGTAAACTTTTTAACGTGACTAGCCCCACCGCAGAGCGGCCCCATACTCCGAAAACCCCAaaagggaaatttttttttttagaggcACAATACCACACTGTTGCTAAGAGGGAtcaaacactacaagaaaattatcTATCATGACACACATAAATGTCCTTATAGTATATTTATGGTGACATTAACGTTTTGATGACATCTACCAAAAACGCCCTATAAAGTGATGTCGTCTTAGACCCTCCTCAATTTCTTGACATTTTATAATGTCATTATACAATATCAATGCTATCATCAAAAGTGTCCTAATTTAAAGATATACCGACACTCTAAAATGTCAAGAGAAGtcttttttaaggacatttatataTGTCGTGTTATCATCGTAACAGTGACAAAGCTAAATGTCACCAAAAttcatttattatgatatttataTTTGTTTATAAGGACAATAAAAAATGTCAGTaaagataatttataaaattattttaaatgtcaCCTTAACTAATTTATTATGACATTAACAAAtgtcattataataatttataaatatatttaaaatgatcattaatatttaatagaatatATAACATGAATTCAATATTCGCATATCATCACAATCCATCTACCATttagaatataaaaaaattataaaatataatttaaagtgCAAATAGATAATCTAAATTCATCGAACAAATATTTGAGTCAAAGTTACAAATGCAAACTAACGACAAGTTctttacatccaaaactaacaaCACACTACACTCAAATATTAAGTTTGAGAacaaagtcttataaaataaaaactaactagGCAGACCATCTTCAACCGTCGTATTGCTTCACAAAAATCCAAGTACATATCACCTACAAATACAATGAATAAATTTGTATTAGTGAAATAAAACAATAAAGACAAAAAGTTAATATAAATAATGATAAAGATTAAATATCATACCAAATGAGAAAATGTAAAGTATCATTTCATATGCACCTAATAGTAATCTTCGTTTACTGTTAACTGCAAAtgcatttcatatttatttaaaattataattacatgataaatataaaaaattaataatatttcaatgaaaAGTAGAAAAAATACCAGATAATAAGGCCAAGATATCATTCCTCCAAGTGTATCCTCAAACTTCtgtaaaagatcataaggtctaatTAAACTCTCTTCTGGTTCTAGGACAACTTGTATCACACTAATTTGGTCCTAGTGCTTGTCTCCCTACTATAGTATTTTGATTCATGCTATGGAGAAATCCTTTTGCCACAATTTTGGTtgaatcaaataaacttttgatcaaAATAGAGCATCCAATCTACATAAAAGTGTAAAAGAGTTACAAATTTGAAGAGTTTAAAGATGTGTGAAACacataataaaaatgaaattaaataaacCTTACTCGTAAAGATGGATGATGAGGAACAAACATTTGTGGATTACTACTTGGTGATGTGTGTTGATTACTATTGCAATTTGAAAAATGACTTTGGTTTGATTGATCAGAAATTTTAGCTTCTAACATTGCAATATGTTGACCTTGCTTTTTAATTTTCTCAtccattttttctaatttttctgtTGTTCCATCACTAGTCGATTGCATGTGCCACGATTGGGAACTTCTCCCCATAAATTAGATGGACTAACACGATCACCAAACATACGTACTCGACCAGGTCTATTTGGTCCCATGATTTAAGCAAATATATCATTCTGATTCACTGGATCATTAGAATCTTCAAGAAGTTGATTTGTTAATTCATTTATTGCAGCCTTTATCAAAACATAACATGTTGATACTTAATTTatataatgataattaaaataaatcatttttacTACAACATAGTTGAAGAGTATAAAATAGCTTACCAATCTTCTGCTACAATATTACTTGAAGGACTTCCATTGGCATGAGTAAAGCAAGCCTGGAATAATTCAACTCGTGATGGAGgatgcccttttttttttttcctacaaATATTCAAGTTCATCCCAATCTAATAAGCATGTTTTCCACCTTCAATtacttcaataaaactaatcaacAGAATCTAATAAAACTAATCAATAGAAGTATGTTTTCCAAAGagcatcaaacttgaacaaaaatattatattatcttAACGTAATCAATGGGAGCAACAGAACCATTAAACTTGAAGTTAGATGGGAGCagcataaacaaaaaaaaaaaggaagcaaATATTATATTATCTTAACGTAATCGGTGGGAGCAACAGAAGCATTAAACTTGAAGTTAGATGGGAGTAGTagcaacaaaaaaagaaaaaaaattatattatcttaATGTAATCGGTGGGAGCAGCAGAAGCATTAAACTTGAAGTTAGATGGGAGCCacagcaacaaaaaaaaaagcaaaagagGAACAACAGCGAGTAGGAGGCAGCAACATCAGTAGGGGCATCTAGAGTTAGTGAAGAGAGATCAGACTGCATCCCTACGCCTGTACTTGGTATGCTTGTTCCTTTATCTACTTTTCATCTCAAAAAGAACATAGCACTGACACAAGGTGGCAAAGACAGCCAACAGCTGCTACACCATCGGACACAAGCTGCACCATCGGACACAAGAAAGTTTTTAAACCAAGTCCTTTGTTAATAGATAcagttaaagttttgaaaacctaTGAAATCAGTCTTATGATTCCCCTCTACCAACAGCTTCAAAATCAGTCTTATGATTCCCCTCTACCCTTTGACTACTCAATCTTCCATGACGAATGAATTCCAATACAAAATTCTGAAGCAGCAGATCGAGCAACAAGTAGATGAGGCGGGTAGACCTATGATTAATTCCCTCTAAACAGTTTTGGGGTATGGAATCATAACACATGTGAATGAAAAATTTATCCACATAAATGTAATattaagaaaaacaaaacaaaaaggaaataaGATATTAAAAACATAAAACTCTTACCCTAATTGttagaaaagagggagaaacaaGAAAGAATTTAGACGTACAAACCTGAGAGAAGATGAAAGACAGCTTCGGTGTGTTGCTGGAAAAGGCAGCGAACTTGCGACGAGCGAAAAATAGAGTTGTGTGTGCCCTGAGAAAGAGGTGCGGCGTTgggagaagagaagatggaaggagATAAGGGAGTGTGAGAAACTTGAAGTGGTTTGTGGTGTTAGACAGCAAACAAGAGAAGAGGAGATCAAAGGAGATCGAAGGAGAAGAGGGGATAGAAGAGGCTAGCTGTGTGTAGCGTGAGAAAGAAGTTCggtgaaggagaagagaagatcgAAGAGGCCGTATGCAGTGTGAGAAAGAAGTTCGCGCAGTGAAGGAGAAGGGGAGAACGATCGAAGCGGTGTGCGTGAGAAAAAGTTCGACTGGCGCAAGGGATTGCGATGAATAAGGGTTTTAAGCTATAAGTGAGAataattattaattgattaataatgatatttattaaaaatgtCAACAAATAGGgtctaatttgatttttttttttgataagtgTCATTATAAGATGTCTATTATGacactcactacaacaaaaaccttcatagacatcggttatccaccggtgtctatttcattttcgaccgatgtctatgaagccgatgttaaaagtctgccattttagacatcgggttaaaaccggtgtagtatcacttaacgacactggtcttcgaatcagttattaaccggtgtagtatcacttaacgacaccgtttcatcaacggtgtaaaaccgatgtaatattgtatgttaataacaccagttttggcagcggtaaatgaccgatgtaatattagttaataacaccagttttgcagcggtggaaaaccgatgtaatatgtatattttttaacagcacaaatttgattttaaaaccgacaataacaaaaaaaaaatacacaaatattcacaaattatacaaatattcttcattcaattatatccataaaatacacaaatattcacaaattatataaataatcttattacaacaatatccataaaatatccaaacattctttttacatcaaaagctagctaatagatatcaaaatcaaggtagaacattcttttaacacatcaaggtagaaccgcacttcaaatgtaatctagcatgcattcagcccactcgaactgtacttcatcaatttcaactctggagtacttgagatttataaattgtaaaaacacataaatcaaccatatgtcaaataactaaaacaaatgtgtacatgtatcaaataaaatagaatactgagtttttaaaggttgctgtggaagataacgaatataacatagaatctaaaactttcatatatgacacttagtatatgctgcttagaatataacatagataatttgctcattctaattcaagtgtacagattgataagaaccgacagcatcatacaacaacttactaggcatgataatggttgaacaaagaaatatgactacacaacaaatccagtgaaggaagcatagaagaacaaagctacctctaatgaagagatatactatttattgtactacctctaatgccatcttggtatcctgaatatcctgcactaagccccctattttctgtgatttctgctaccaaccacaatagtaaggaatgcggcaagaaggcagctgccttcttaaataataaaattgatatgAGTAATAAAGAATAAAATTTATACTTGGTATATAAGGCGGTTAGGTACCAAGTTATTTGATTCTAGGTCCTACTGTTAATCCGCAATGGAAAACCAGCACGCTATCCTTTTCACTTTCAACTCCTTAATCCAATTCCCTCTTTCAGATTTAGCTGTCCGTGGAATTCAGATGATCAGGAAATCAAACAAATAAGTACAGAAAATCTAATTCCATTTTGGTGACcagaatttcaaattttcaactgATGAAACTTCATGATCGCATCTATAATACATATAAATAAGCCAGCAACCCCTTCATTGCCCAGTTTGACAGGGCTTCCTAATGTGAAAGAATGTTTATTGTGGTCTTAATAGAAAGCTTTTCAAAATGAGGTCTAATTTAAGGGTTTTATGTAAAAGAGTATATTGGTTGGCTTTTAGAAACAATGAATAAAATTgtatgtaaataaataaaatataacataCATATCAAAAGAATGTTCAACAaggaaaaatggaaaagaaactATCTGAAATATAGTAGCATACACAAACTACAaatctaataaaaaaatttaaaagagggCCCAGGTAAGTCAGCTACTTGCTTACTTGCAAAGTCAAGTGTTTGTAATTCACCTATCAGCAAGAGTGATTATGCTCCTGGCTGCAATCTGAGGCTAGGGCCCTTGAGCTTAACAATAAAACCAGTCCAACCATGCCTCAATTTGAGATTTCTTCTTTATTACTCATATCAATTTTCTTCTTTAggtttgattacccatttatcttaataggttaggttaaattcgagtatcaatgtgttagatatttagaggaagttgagcaggttcaAATATCCACAGGCAcccatgaataaaaaaaatataatcaatactttaatcctaaggttaccatttacGATAGCTTCTCCCTAGGTGGGAGACTAGATCTAATTTTCCATGGCCAAGAACTTGGAAAGTTGTATATGCTTCATACCTTAAACTATAAACCATGCACCTGATGCTTCtgcaaaccaaaactaaatctgcttAAAGCATCAACATTATGAGTTGACAAATAAATTTGTAAAGCTTTAGAATTGtcttctcataatttttttctatATAACAGATTCAAAATTTTACAATCAGCTGAAATATACTAATATAAACCTAAAGCAATAGACAACTATCACATTACAAGGTTTATCATTCATATCACAAAGGAACCTAATAGCACAACCATTAGTCTTTCTAAAGATAATATAAGGTTCTTTAAGGAGCTTACCTTGGCTACTTTATTGGACGAATCTATACTCCAAAGGAAAAGATTTCCTTCATCAATGCTGATTAGTCTATCATGCTTCCCAGATGGCCACCAAAGGACGCTGACAAGCATACCAATAAGGAATCATTAAAAggtgcttggagcccaagtatcTTCTTTTCTTTTAATATCAGCAAAAATTGGAAAACACAAACATGCCAAAATGAGATTACCACTTGATCTTAAAAGAATGCTTGTCAAGGGAGACCAATTGTTCGAGTTGTGGGGCATTCGACTGTCCATAGAGCTCAAGAATCTTCCAAACAGAAGCCCCATATGCTTCACCTTTAGTTCAATGCAAACTTTATTAGTTTTAACACAGATAGGGCTGGAATCATTTCACAGAAAAAGATCAATACCCTAAAAGTATTAGCATAACTGTACTTCATTCAAATAGAAAACAAAAGTGCTCAAAAAATATCATAGGGCAGAATATGAGTTTTAACTCATTCAGACACAACAAGAATGAGAGAAGTGCTAaacaagataaacaaaataaCAAATATTTCCACAATAAACTATAGCTCCATGAACAAATTTTCCCCTGAAAGGATTTTTTCATGTAAACCTGTATATACTGTCCCTTTTCTATAATTCACAAAATtaaaaaggattcaaaagttagaTATATAATGCAAGGCTAAATCTCATGAGTGAATAAACCATACATTTATCATTCCATTTTCGAACAGCTTATGTGGTTAAACAAATTTCCTTTCTTTCCTAGAAAAAAACCAATTACAGAACAACATCGAGACTAAACATAAGGGTCATCTAGCTTAGCTTATTCGCATTCAGAAACACTCACCTACTTACTATTCTACATTTCTGAAGAACACACTGCCACCCATTAATTCAAGACCAAGTTACTACGGCTCCAAGTCATCGTTTACTCACCAGAAGTGAACATTGTAGAGAAAATCCTGGGATCGAATGGGCAAGTCTTGAGATCCCAGATCTCGTTTGGGTGATAGAAGAGACCATCGCATATGAGCTCCGATCCTGACGATAGTTTGATCTCTATCTATAGCACAAGTTAGTGATTGATCCATCTAGAATTAAACAAAACAAGCTACGAAAGTGAATTAGCCTTTCAAAATCTCTCTAACAGCATGACATAGGTCTCTGCAGGTGGTGAACTATCCCAATAATGAAACAATGCAAAAGCGAGCAGCACTAAAAGCTAAGTAAACTCCAGTCAAACTGGTATCTTGCAATCCCAACCGCTTTCAATCTACAAAAATCTATGAACCCTAACTTCTGATAGATCACAGAAGACCCACAGTAACTTCTGGCGACAAATGCCCAATACAAAAGGAAGGAAATGTGCTAGGAGCTAAAAATGACCGGTTTCATTAAAATCACGTCTAAAAATGGAATTTGCAGCCGGATCCTCACAATGCAATTCAACCACGAGAAAAAACCAAGTCACGAAGCAGCTGAAGAATAAAGAAATAAAGTAGTTACTTGATGTAAGCCCGACCATCTCCGATCCGTAGGGGACCAAGGGCGTCGAGGCGGGACGCGACGATACCCTCGCTGCCGCCAGAGAGGAGGAGCGCGTTCCGTACCTCCCTGAAGGGCTCGAGGTCGTAGGCGTGGATCGAGGCCTCCGTCCCCAAGGTCACCGCCGCGGCGACGAGGAGCACGGCGATTGGGGCCACCAGATCCATAGCTGGATatcagagaagagaaaggaggctggAGAGATCTCGCCAGGAGAGCGAGCGAGCGAGCGGAAACAGGGAGAGAGATGAGATGCTTCTTCAGAAAGGGACCCACACGAGGAGACCACGGTGTAGTCGCGCGTGAGGCGGTCGAACGACAAGGCGAGCGCGTTGAACTGGGGGAAGGAGCCGCCGGGGACTCGAGGAAGCAACTTCCAGTCTCTCTTGATGGGATTGCCGACCAATAAGCGATCTCCGTCATTGGTGTTCATCAAGCAAACCAGGCCACCGGAGGAGGACGTGCGCCAGATGCTCTTTTCTAAGCGGGGGAAGTCGAAGTTATACCACTGGACGAAGCAAGGGTCGTACAGGTAGCCCAAGAAGGCGCAGTCGTGAAAGCAGAACCTGAAGAACAAGGGCTTGTGTGGCGCCATCATCGCCCACGACAACAGGGGGCTAGAGTGAACCACCTCGTGTCTTGATCTtgatcgggagaggatctaggaagggggaagagggagataagGTTGAGAGAGATGATCGGAGGTTTAgatttaggctgagagagatggtcggatggtcggaggttttaggtttaggtttatgcgagagagatggtcgcgcagaggaaggggcgggataaagatttaggtttggagggaattcacagtgtggagattttggcttgtggggaaaattaaaatattttatttgggttcattaacatcgAATTTTAAAAActgatgttaaaatcggtgtctattaacgaaaaaagagcgctcatagacatcgcctaaaaaaccgatgtctatgagctaaaatttgcgctcatagacaccggtttttagaaaaatcggtgtaaaatactcaaagacatcggttttagcctaaaaccgttgttgttccactgatgtctatgagggattttgtCGTAGTGACTTATAGATAAGTGTCGTAAAGAAAAATGTCCTAATAgaccttttttcttgtagtgagacaCAGCACCGCAGGTAACATTAATATGTTGCTAAGAGGACTC includes these proteins:
- the LOC122050503 gene encoding F-box/kelch-repeat protein At3g61590-like yields the protein MAPHKPLFFRFCFHDCAFLGYLYDPCFVQWYNFDFPRLEKSIWRTSSSGGLVCLMNTNDGDRLLVGNPIKRDWKLLPRVPGGSFPQFNALALSFDRLTRDYTVVSSSMDLVAPIAVLLVAAAVTLGTEASIHAYDLEPFREVRNALLLSGGSEGIVASRLDALGPLRIGDGRAYIK